In Malania oleifera isolate guangnan ecotype guangnan chromosome 8, ASM2987363v1, whole genome shotgun sequence, a single window of DNA contains:
- the LOC131161286 gene encoding EPIDERMAL PATTERNING FACTOR-like protein 2, giving the protein MGCTQKFVFCRRNPHLIISLLFLLLSSPTQFFSFAEGRVIPKLQVETPHVGERDDVNISVSYYLKRREEEKVVVVGRAVIGSRPPSCDRIRCSSCGHCEAIQVPVVPQVLKTTTPHFSAPHHHHRQCPTTTTPTTTVIAHYYSRRDISNYKPLSWKCKCGNFIFNP; this is encoded by the exons ATGGGTTGCACTCAAAAATTCGTGTTTTGCCGCAGAAATCCACATCTAATCATTTCTTTGCTCTTTCTCTTGCTTTCTAGCCCCACCCAATTCTTCTCTTTTGCTGAAG GTAGAGTGATTCCCAAGCTGCAGGTCGAAACTCCACATGTGGGTGAGAGAGATGATGTTAATATTTCTGTGTCATAT TACTTGAAGAGAAGGGAGGAGGAGAAGGTAGTGGTGGTAGGGAGAGCAGTAATAGGGTCGAGGCCGCCGAGCTGCGACAGAATAAGGTGTAGCTCTTGTGGCCACTGCGAGGCGATTCAGGTGCCGGTGGTTCCCCAAGTGCTCAAAACCACCACCCCCCATTTTTCTGcacctcatcatcatcatcgtcaaTGTCCCACCACTACTACTCCTACCACTACTGTAATTGCCCATTACTACTCCAGGCGCGACATCTCCAACTACAAGCCCTTGAGTTGGAAGTGCAAATGTGGGAACTTCATCTTCAATCCTTGA